A region from the Peromyscus maniculatus bairdii isolate BWxNUB_F1_BW_parent chromosome 5, HU_Pman_BW_mat_3.1, whole genome shotgun sequence genome encodes:
- the Dync1li2 gene encoding cytoplasmic dynein 1 light intermediate chain 2 isoform X2: MAPVGVEKKLLLGPNGPAVAAAGDLTSEEEEGQSLWSSILSEVSTRARSKLPSGKNILVFGEDGSGKTTLMTKLQGAEHGKKGRGLEYLYLSVHDEDRDDHTRCNVWILDGDLYHKGLLKFAVSAESLPETLVIFVADMSRPWTVMESLQKWASVLREHIDKMKIPPEEMRDLERKFMKDFQDYIEPEEGCQGSPQRRGPLTSGSDEDSVALPLGDNVLTHNLGIPVLVVCTKCDAVSILEKEHDYRDEHLDFIQSHLRRFCLQYGAALIYTSVKEEKNLDLLYKYIVHKTYGFHFTIPALVVEKDAVFIPAGWDNEKKIAILHENFTTVKPEDAYEDFIVKPPVRKLVHDKELAAEDEQVFLMKQQESPARGPSGSPRTQGRGGPASVPSASPGTSVKKPDPNIKNNAASEGVLASFFNSLLSKKTGSPGSPSAGGVQNTAKKSGQKTVLSNVQEELDRMTRKPDSMVTNSTTENEA; encoded by the exons ATGGCGCCGGTGGGGGTGGAGAAGAAGCTGCTGCTGGGCCCCAATGGGCCAGCGGTGGCGGCCGCCGGCGACCTAACCAGTGAAGAGGAGGAAGGCCAGAGTCTTTG GTCTTCGATCTTGAGCGAAGTGTCCACCCGCGCCAGGTCTAAGCTGCCCTCCGGCAAGAACATTCTGGTGTTCG GAGAAGATGGTTCTGGTAAAACAACTCTCATGACCAAACTACAAGGAGCAGAGCATGGCAAAAAAGGAAGAGGCTTGGAGTATCTTTACCTCAGCGTTCATGATGAGGATCGAGATG ACCACACACGCTGCAATGTGTGGATTTTAGATGGAGACCTCTACCACAAAGGCCTGCTGAAATTTGCAGTTTCAGCTGAATCTTTGCCGGAGACCCTGGTCATTTTTGTTGCAGACATGTCTAGACCTTGGACTGTAATGGAATCTCTACAGAAGTGGGCTAGTGTTTTACGTGAGCACATTGACAAGATGAAAATTCCACCAGAGGAAATGAGGGATCTGGAACGGAAAT TTATGAAAGATTTTCAAGATTATATCGAGCCTGAAGAAGGTTGTCAGGGTTCCCCACAGAGAAGAGGGCCTCTGACCTCAGGCTCAGATGAAGACAGTGTTGCCCTCCCTCTGGGTGACAATGTGCTGACTCATAACCTGGGGATCCCAGTGTTGGTGGTGTGCACAAAG TGTGATGCAGTGAGCATATTGGAGAAGGAACATGATTACAGGGATGAGCACTTGGACTTCATCCAGTCACACCTACGGAGATTCTGCCTCCAGT ATGGAGCTGCCTTGATTTACACctcagtgaaggaagagaaaaaccttGACTTGCTGTATAAGTACATTGTTCATAAGACATATGGCTTCCACTTTACCATACCCGCCTTAGTTGTGGAAAAGGACGCAGTTTTTAT ACCTGCAGGCTgggataatgaaaagaaaatagctaTTTTACATGAAAATTTTACAACCGTGAAGCCAGAAGATGCATATGAAGATTTTATTGTAAAGCCTCCTGTGAGAAAG CTGGTCCATGACAAAGAGTTGGCAGCAGAGGATGAGCAAGTGTTCCTAATGAAACAACAG GAATCTCCTGCTAGAGGACCTTCTGGCTCTCCAAGGACCCAGGGTCGGGGTGGACCAGCTAGTGTGCCAAGCGCCTCCCCAGGAACATCAGTAAAGAAACCAGATCCAAACATCAAAA ATAATGCAGCAAGTGAAGGGGTATTGGCCAGCTTCTTCAATAGTCTGTTGAGTAAAAAAACAGGCTCTCCTGGAAGTCCTAGTGCTGGTGGAGTGCAGAACACAGCCAAGAAGTCAG gacaaaagACTGTGTTGTCAAACGTTCAAGAAGAACTGGATAGAATGACTCGAAAGCCAGACTCCATGGTAACAAACTCTACAACAGAAAATGAAGCCTGA
- the Dync1li2 gene encoding cytoplasmic dynein 1 light intermediate chain 2 isoform X1: MAPVGVEKKLLLGPNGPAVAAAGDLTSEEEEGQSLWSSILSEVSTRARSKLPSGKNILVFGEDGSGKTTLMTKLQGAEHGKKGRGLEYLYLSVHDEDRDDHTRCNVWILDGDLYHKGLLKFAVSAESLPETLVIFVADMSRPWTVMESLQKWASVLREHIDKMKIPPEEMRDLERKFMKDFQDYIEPEEGCQGSPQRRGPLTSGSDEDSVALPLGDNVLTHNLGIPVLVVCTKCDAVSILEKEHDYRDEHLDFIQSHLRRFCLQYGAALIYTSVKEEKNLDLLYKYIVHKTYGFHFTIPALVVEKDAVFIPAGWDNEKKIAILHENFTTVKPEDAYEDFIVKPPVRKLVHDKELAAEDEQVFLMKQQSLLAKQPATPTRTSESPARGPSGSPRTQGRGGPASVPSASPGTSVKKPDPNIKNNAASEGVLASFFNSLLSKKTGSPGSPSAGGVQNTAKKSGQKTVLSNVQEELDRMTRKPDSMVTNSTTENEA, encoded by the exons ATGGCGCCGGTGGGGGTGGAGAAGAAGCTGCTGCTGGGCCCCAATGGGCCAGCGGTGGCGGCCGCCGGCGACCTAACCAGTGAAGAGGAGGAAGGCCAGAGTCTTTG GTCTTCGATCTTGAGCGAAGTGTCCACCCGCGCCAGGTCTAAGCTGCCCTCCGGCAAGAACATTCTGGTGTTCG GAGAAGATGGTTCTGGTAAAACAACTCTCATGACCAAACTACAAGGAGCAGAGCATGGCAAAAAAGGAAGAGGCTTGGAGTATCTTTACCTCAGCGTTCATGATGAGGATCGAGATG ACCACACACGCTGCAATGTGTGGATTTTAGATGGAGACCTCTACCACAAAGGCCTGCTGAAATTTGCAGTTTCAGCTGAATCTTTGCCGGAGACCCTGGTCATTTTTGTTGCAGACATGTCTAGACCTTGGACTGTAATGGAATCTCTACAGAAGTGGGCTAGTGTTTTACGTGAGCACATTGACAAGATGAAAATTCCACCAGAGGAAATGAGGGATCTGGAACGGAAAT TTATGAAAGATTTTCAAGATTATATCGAGCCTGAAGAAGGTTGTCAGGGTTCCCCACAGAGAAGAGGGCCTCTGACCTCAGGCTCAGATGAAGACAGTGTTGCCCTCCCTCTGGGTGACAATGTGCTGACTCATAACCTGGGGATCCCAGTGTTGGTGGTGTGCACAAAG TGTGATGCAGTGAGCATATTGGAGAAGGAACATGATTACAGGGATGAGCACTTGGACTTCATCCAGTCACACCTACGGAGATTCTGCCTCCAGT ATGGAGCTGCCTTGATTTACACctcagtgaaggaagagaaaaaccttGACTTGCTGTATAAGTACATTGTTCATAAGACATATGGCTTCCACTTTACCATACCCGCCTTAGTTGTGGAAAAGGACGCAGTTTTTAT ACCTGCAGGCTgggataatgaaaagaaaatagctaTTTTACATGAAAATTTTACAACCGTGAAGCCAGAAGATGCATATGAAGATTTTATTGTAAAGCCTCCTGTGAGAAAG CTGGTCCATGACAAAGAGTTGGCAGCAGAGGATGAGCAAGTGTTCCTAATGAAACAACAG TCACTTCTTGCCAAGCAGCCTGCCACGCCCACAAGAACCTCC GAATCTCCTGCTAGAGGACCTTCTGGCTCTCCAAGGACCCAGGGTCGGGGTGGACCAGCTAGTGTGCCAAGCGCCTCCCCAGGAACATCAGTAAAGAAACCAGATCCAAACATCAAAA ATAATGCAGCAAGTGAAGGGGTATTGGCCAGCTTCTTCAATAGTCTGTTGAGTAAAAAAACAGGCTCTCCTGGAAGTCCTAGTGCTGGTGGAGTGCAGAACACAGCCAAGAAGTCAG gacaaaagACTGTGTTGTCAAACGTTCAAGAAGAACTGGATAGAATGACTCGAAAGCCAGACTCCATGGTAACAAACTCTACAACAGAAAATGAAGCCTGA